From a single Andrena cerasifolii isolate SP2316 chromosome 8, iyAndCera1_principal, whole genome shotgun sequence genomic region:
- the LOC143372161 gene encoding protein obstructor-E, whose amino-acid sequence MYRRVLSLLLVSAVTLSRAQFRCPEPKGFFADPEQCDLYYVCLGGKAEEKLCKDGLVFRDDNPKKELCDIPANVPCGDRTLLQEPQPSKGCPRANGYFKHEDPTSCDRFVNCIDGVAQIMPCPPGLIYEDKMSSCVWPADASRLCEHVKRDVLDDGFVCPDGDVPGPLGRILPHPTYPHPEDCAKFYICKNGVVPQKGQCEPGTVYSEDSFKCMEPESVSGCEDYYKNKN is encoded by the exons ATGTACCGTCGCGTCCTCTCCCTTTTGTTGGTCAGCGCGGTGACCTTGAGCAGGGCACAGTTTCGGTGCCCGGAGCCGAAGGGCTTCTTCGCGGACCCAGAACAGTGCGATCTCTACTACGTCTGCCTGGGCGGCAAAGCCGAGGAGAAGCTGTGCAAAGACGGCCTCGTCTTCAGGGACGACAACCCCAAGAAGGAGCTCTGTGATATACCGGCCAACGTGCCCTGCGGAGACAGAACCCTTCTGC AGGAGCCTCAGCCGAGCAAGGGGTGCCCACGTGCTAATGGATACTTCAAGCACGAGGATCCAACCTCTTGCGATCGTTTCGTTAATTGCATCGATGGCGTGGCGCAAATCATGCCCTGCCCGCCTGGCCTGATCTACGAGGACAAGATGTCCAGCTGCGTTTGGCCAGCGGATGCGAGCAGGCTGTGCGAGCACGTGAAGAGGGATGTTCTCGATGATGGCTTCGTCTGCCCCGATGGCGACGTGCCAGGACCACTCGGCAGGATCTTGCCCCACCCGACGTACCCTCACCCAGAGGACTGCGCGAAATTCTACATCTGCAAAAACGGCGTGGTCCCGCAGAAAGGGCAATGCGAGCCGGGCACCGTTTACAGCGAGGACAGCTTCAAGTGTATGGAGCCAGAGAGTGTGTCTGGATG CGAGGACTACTACAAGAACAAGAATTAA